In Aureibaculum algae, the following are encoded in one genomic region:
- a CDS encoding cyclase family protein: MTEIIDLSQEIYEGMPVYKDLPQVKMTIHNTHEEWNGIKNPKTKTPAVHKLELGEHTGTHVDAINHMEIQHKGKSIDKMPLSMFYREGICLDFSHKGLKELIEPNEIEKACKKAGLKIKKGDTVLFYTNHYRKYFNSENWSNGPGITTDSARWLGEKKISAFGVETMSPGVPGISNKEVHHICGELNFTHYENMINLHLLINKGRFRFIGLPLKIKGGTGSPVRAVAIFEK; this comes from the coding sequence ATGACAGAAATTATTGATTTGAGTCAAGAAATTTACGAAGGAATGCCTGTTTATAAAGACCTTCCACAGGTTAAAATGACTATTCATAATACTCACGAAGAATGGAATGGTATAAAAAACCCAAAGACAAAAACACCTGCTGTCCATAAATTAGAATTAGGAGAACATACTGGAACTCATGTTGATGCTATAAACCATATGGAAATTCAGCATAAAGGAAAATCGATTGACAAAATGCCTTTATCAATGTTCTATAGGGAAGGAATCTGTTTAGATTTCTCACATAAAGGACTAAAAGAATTAATTGAACCAAACGAAATTGAAAAGGCTTGTAAAAAAGCTGGTTTAAAAATAAAAAAAGGAGATACCGTTTTATTTTATACAAACCATTATCGAAAATATTTTAATAGTGAAAATTGGAGTAATGGTCCCGGAATTACAACCGATTCAGCAAGATGGCTTGGAGAAAAGAAAATATCCGCTTTTGGAGTTGAAACAATGTCACCTGGAGTTCCTGGAATATCAAATAAGGAAGTTCATCATATTTGCGGAGAATTGAATTTTACACATTATGAGAATATGATAAACCTTCATTTACTAATTAACAAAGGAAGATTTAGATTTATAGGCTTACCTTTAAAAATAAAAGGAGGAACAGGTTCTCCTGTTAGAGCAGTCGCCATTTTTGAAAAATAA
- a CDS encoding cyclic-phosphate processing receiver domain-containing protein, whose translation MKKLFLDDVRIIEMVYDKSMEAEFDIVRTYEAFVKYIKKNGLPNYISFDNDLGLGKDGKVAPDGLAAAKWLVYDSGLDLRNLEFKVHSANPVAAEQIRGLLNNYIKHLKTQANL comes from the coding sequence ATGAAAAAATTATTTTTAGATGATGTACGTATTATCGAAATGGTTTATGACAAATCAATGGAAGCTGAATTTGATATTGTTAGAACTTATGAGGCGTTTGTGAAATACATCAAGAAAAATGGCCTTCCAAATTACATAAGTTTTGACAACGACCTTGGACTTGGTAAAGATGGAAAAGTTGCACCTGACGGATTAGCTGCAGCTAAATGGTTAGTATATGATTCTGGTCTAGATCTAAGAAATTTAGAGTTTAAAGTACATTCGGCAAACCCCGTAGCTGCCGAACAAATAAGAGGCCTTTTAAATAACTATATCAAACATTTGAAAACACAAGCAAATTTGTAA
- a CDS encoding nuclear transport factor 2 family protein: protein MNKYLFVMCIALLFSCNNEKTPASENVKENLKTLVEGETYAYMEKDYEKWASYWDHTNDVLRLNVNDTGFSQDRGWANNGGKLESFFKEHPEPITATFENTNYDIYYDTNLAWVAFDQIWTSPSGEKSVAKATITLIKKDNAWKIISYTAIRYKAEDEQVNILERK from the coding sequence ATGAATAAATACCTCTTTGTAATGTGTATTGCATTACTCTTTTCTTGTAACAACGAAAAAACACCAGCTTCAGAAAATGTAAAAGAAAACCTTAAAACCTTGGTAGAAGGAGAAACTTATGCCTATATGGAGAAAGATTATGAGAAATGGGCATCATACTGGGACCACACCAACGATGTATTACGCTTAAATGTAAATGATACAGGTTTTTCTCAAGATAGAGGTTGGGCTAACAATGGTGGAAAATTAGAATCCTTTTTTAAGGAGCACCCTGAGCCTATAACAGCTACTTTTGAAAACACCAACTATGATATTTATTATGATACAAATTTAGCTTGGGTGGCATTTGACCAAATTTGGACCAGCCCTTCTGGAGAAAAAAGTGTTGCAAAAGCTACCATTACCCTAATTAAAAAAGATAATGCTTGGAAAATCATATCGTATACCGCCATTCGCTATAAAGCCGAAGATGAACAAGTAAATATATTGGAAAGGAAGTAA
- a CDS encoding acyltransferase family protein has product MANTNSDLKKTRLISLDALRGFDMFWIIGGSSMIITLVKVLGLPENWVNGLALQMTHVKWDGFHFLDLIFPLFVFISGVAIPYSILSKKAKGVPIKKLQYQIIKRSLIIVFIGLSFSLFKFKWEAIRLYQVLWLIGMSYMIGASITLHVESWKYRLLIFFVILVLYHIIIFYLPYPEKGETITPGNNLAAWLDRNLIKTNLAVGVYDAEGTIRIFPAAMVSVLGALTGERIKWYAQPKLRCGIELLIAGLVCLFLGWCWSFSFPIIKGLWSPSYVLWASGWSLLLLALFYTVMDVWKLTWVGWIFVPIGMNAITIYAAHWYLPLHDSRDFFFRGFANLFDNLNTQQFILSTGLVIIQWIILYILYRKKIFIRV; this is encoded by the coding sequence ATGGCTAACACAAATAGTGACCTCAAGAAGACCCGTTTAATTTCATTGGATGCCTTACGTGGTTTCGACATGTTTTGGATTATTGGAGGTTCATCAATGATAATTACCTTAGTTAAAGTGTTAGGATTACCTGAAAACTGGGTAAACGGATTGGCTTTACAAATGACCCATGTAAAATGGGATGGTTTTCACTTTTTAGATCTTATTTTTCCGCTCTTCGTATTTATTTCAGGGGTTGCCATACCCTACTCTATTTTGTCTAAAAAAGCAAAAGGAGTCCCCATTAAAAAACTTCAATACCAAATTATAAAACGCTCACTCATAATCGTTTTTATTGGACTTAGTTTTAGTCTGTTCAAATTTAAATGGGAGGCAATCCGTTTGTACCAAGTCTTATGGCTGATTGGAATGAGTTATATGATTGGAGCTAGTATTACGTTGCATGTGGAAAGTTGGAAGTACCGATTGCTTATTTTCTTTGTTATACTTGTTCTTTATCACATTATTATTTTCTACTTACCTTATCCTGAAAAAGGTGAAACCATTACTCCAGGAAATAATCTTGCGGCATGGCTAGACCGTAACCTTATTAAAACAAACCTTGCCGTTGGTGTTTATGATGCCGAAGGCACCATACGCATATTTCCTGCCGCAATGGTCAGCGTACTTGGTGCATTAACAGGAGAACGAATAAAATGGTATGCACAACCCAAATTACGTTGTGGAATAGAGCTGTTAATAGCCGGATTGGTCTGTTTATTTCTCGGTTGGTGCTGGAGTTTTTCGTTTCCTATAATTAAAGGTCTTTGGTCTCCGTCATATGTGCTATGGGCATCAGGTTGGTCGTTACTTTTACTTGCTCTCTTTTATACTGTTATGGATGTCTGGAAATTAACATGGGTGGGATGGATATTTGTTCCCATCGGAATGAATGCTATTACCATATACGCAGCCCATTGGTATCTTCCACTGCACGATAGTAGAGACTTCTTTTTTCGTGGTTTTGCTAACCTTTTTGACAATCTAAATACCCAACAATTTATTCTATCAACAGGATTAGTGATTATTCAATGGATTATATTGTATATACTTTATCGAAAAAAAATATTTATACGGGTGTAG
- a CDS encoding serine hydrolase domain-containing protein, with translation MKNLTLFTIFILCISPLCHGQHTYMYTQPKSLDDGWKTGNLQSQQVDTTLVYKMFNQIKTRQNEIHSVLLVKNNQLIIEEYFKGNSVNKPHDLRSVTKSIRSLLTGIAIDNGFIESIDDPISKYLHVVPNKNSDQRKDSITIRHLLTMSTGFDCNDWDKKSKGQEDKVHKKKDWIQYTLNLPMLNKPGTVSNYCSMGTILLAEIVSKASGMTIDKFAEQYLFTPLGITNVRWGHTSNKKIIPSGQRLYMTSRDLAKIGQLILNKGKWNEKQLVSKKWIEESTLPKTKITAIDYGYLWWNIPFTVNEKVFVSKTATGNGGQYIMVLPELDMVAIFTGGAYNSDEQMLPFAVVNDIFIPTFIDQK, from the coding sequence ATGAAAAATTTAACATTATTTACAATTTTCATCTTGTGTATAAGTCCGCTTTGCCATGGACAACATACATATATGTATACTCAACCCAAAAGTCTTGATGATGGATGGAAAACAGGGAATTTACAATCACAACAGGTGGACACCACATTAGTTTATAAGATGTTTAACCAAATAAAAACGAGGCAAAACGAAATTCACAGTGTGCTATTGGTGAAAAACAACCAACTTATTATTGAAGAATACTTTAAAGGAAACTCAGTAAACAAACCTCACGATCTTCGTTCCGTAACAAAAAGCATTCGATCATTATTAACGGGAATTGCGATTGATAATGGATTTATCGAAAGTATAGACGACCCAATATCAAAGTATCTCCATGTAGTGCCAAATAAAAATAGTGACCAACGAAAAGACAGCATTACAATCCGACATTTGCTAACAATGTCAACCGGGTTTGATTGCAATGATTGGGATAAGAAATCAAAAGGACAAGAAGATAAAGTCCATAAAAAAAAGGATTGGATTCAATACACACTTAACCTTCCAATGTTGAATAAGCCAGGAACCGTTTCAAATTATTGTTCTATGGGTACGATACTGTTAGCAGAAATAGTGAGTAAGGCTTCAGGGATGACAATTGATAAGTTTGCTGAGCAGTATTTATTCACCCCGTTAGGTATTACCAATGTACGTTGGGGCCATACTTCCAACAAAAAAATTATTCCTTCGGGTCAGAGATTGTATATGACTTCACGTGATTTGGCAAAAATTGGACAATTGATACTTAATAAGGGTAAGTGGAACGAAAAACAATTGGTATCGAAAAAATGGATAGAAGAATCAACCCTTCCTAAAACTAAAATTACGGCAATTGACTACGGTTATTTATGGTGGAATATTCCGTTTACTGTAAACGAAAAAGTATTTGTTTCTAAAACCGCAACAGGCAACGGAGGGCAGTATATTATGGTGCTACCTGAATTAGATATGGTTGCTATTTTTACAGGTGGTGCCTATAATTCAGATGAACAGATGTTACCATTTGCTGTAGTAAATGATATTTTTATCCCAACATTTATAGATCAAAAATAG
- a CDS encoding OsmC family protein produces the protein MKKHNYKVNVTWTGNEGEGTLNYKAYNRNHTISAEGKYANIKGSSDPSFLGDATRYNPEDLFLSSLSACHMLWYLHLCSVHHIVVTKYEDHATGIMEETKNGSGRFTEVTLNPTVTITDASQIAKANALHEEANAMCFIANSCNFKIKHNPNTMVTDIS, from the coding sequence ATGAAAAAGCACAATTACAAGGTCAACGTAACATGGACAGGTAATGAAGGTGAAGGCACCTTAAATTACAAAGCTTATAACCGTAACCATACCATTTCAGCTGAAGGAAAATACGCCAACATCAAAGGTTCTTCTGATCCTTCTTTTTTAGGCGATGCCACAAGGTATAATCCTGAAGATCTCTTTTTATCTTCCTTGTCGGCTTGTCATATGCTTTGGTATTTACATTTATGCTCTGTACATCACATAGTAGTTACAAAATACGAAGACCATGCTACGGGAATAATGGAAGAAACCAAAAACGGAAGTGGACGATTTACGGAGGTTACCCTCAACCCTACTGTAACCATTACAGATGCTAGTCAAATTGCAAAAGCAAATGCTTTACACGAAGAAGCCAATGCGATGTGTTTTATAGCCAATTCTTGTAATTTCAAAATTAAACACAACCCGAATACCATGGTGACCGACATAAGTTGA
- a CDS encoding outer membrane beta-barrel protein has translation MKNILILLISILSINCYSQITYNKGYFINNSDKKIDCEIKNIDWKNNPTEFEYRISEDKELKTASIASVKEFGIYKYSKYIRSNVDIDRSSNRIEELNTHRNPVFKNEELFLKVLVEGNANLYSYNNTDVVRYFYSKEGSDIEQLVYKRYKINQEKIAENVTFRQQLLNNLKCQHISSKDINKTNYGKNKLIKLFVKYNQCENSELIDFENIQKKDLFNLTFRPRINSTSFSVDNSRYNSTDSDFNTNINFGFGIEAEFIMPFNKNKWSVIIEPTYNKYKSKIELTTQRIQSVEAKYNSIELPIGIRHYFFINDDSKVFVNASTIFDISYNSNVDYEISTDLNIISTVNLAFGAGYKFKDKYSIEFRYHLNKDVLDNYTSWYSTFGKLSLVLGYSIF, from the coding sequence ATGAAAAATATCTTAATACTATTAATTTCAATTCTAAGTATCAATTGTTATTCTCAAATAACTTATAATAAAGGATATTTTATTAATAATTCTGATAAAAAAATAGATTGTGAAATTAAAAATATTGACTGGAAGAATAATCCTACAGAATTTGAATACAGAATTTCAGAAGATAAAGAGTTAAAAACGGCTTCAATAGCTTCAGTTAAAGAGTTTGGCATTTACAAATATTCAAAATACATCAGAAGTAACGTGGATATTGATAGATCTAGTAATAGAATTGAAGAGTTAAACACTCATAGAAACCCTGTATTTAAAAACGAAGAACTTTTTTTAAAGGTATTAGTAGAAGGCAACGCCAATTTATATTCATACAACAATACAGATGTTGTTAGATACTTTTACAGTAAAGAGGGCTCTGACATTGAACAATTAGTATATAAAAGATATAAAATAAATCAGGAAAAAATAGCTGAAAACGTTACGTTTCGACAGCAACTGTTGAATAACTTAAAATGTCAACATATTTCATCTAAAGACATCAACAAAACAAATTATGGCAAAAATAAATTAATAAAATTATTTGTAAAATATAATCAATGCGAAAATTCAGAGCTTATTGATTTTGAAAATATACAGAAAAAAGATCTATTCAATTTAACATTTAGACCCCGTATCAACAGCACATCATTTTCTGTAGATAATTCTAGATACAATTCGACAGATAGCGATTTTAATACTAATATAAATTTTGGTTTTGGTATTGAAGCAGAGTTTATAATGCCTTTCAACAAAAATAAGTGGTCGGTAATAATTGAACCTACTTATAATAAATATAAATCTAAAATTGAATTAACTACCCAAAGAATTCAAAGCGTCGAAGCAAAATATAATTCAATTGAATTACCAATTGGAATCAGGCATTATTTTTTTATTAATGATGATTCAAAAGTATTTGTTAATGCTTCTACTATTTTTGATATTTCATATAACTCTAACGTTGATTATGAAATTTCAACGGATTTAAACATAATTTCAACTGTAAATTTGGCTTTTGGTGCAGGTTATAAGTTTAAAGATAAATATAGTATTGAATTTAGATATCATCTAAATAAAGATGTTTTAGACAACTACACAAGCTGGTATTCAACCTTTGGAAAATTATCCTTGGTATTAGGATATTCGATATTTTAA
- a CDS encoding methyltransferase, producing the protein MITDIALHKPEPIVPGKKIEVFNRNSDIKSTVRALEAGKPVLITAFYSNGMVLLKEIQMYLKRRMPNKTFKEQREFREAYRKMSNLMFIEIVAHKLNVKKAPSIGWLAELYPETSDFILTFPQVQGLNSSWQSYQNGISIPVLRNKIHPYYGTYYPTRFDHLILFDNWLKRYKGSKKTAIDIGIGSGVLAFQMVKHGFQKVFGTDTNPNAIVGLAKFMKDTKLSRKVELNLGHLFGKWEKQTELIVFNPPWLPVSEVLENQDEAMYYDKKLFPDFFAAADKMLLPEGKIVVLFSNLAQITEVTKEHPIQKELDKGGRFKLVNCLKKNVKLSSDKTKQDQHWRSTEEVELWELEKK; encoded by the coding sequence ATGATTACAGATATAGCGTTACATAAACCAGAACCAATAGTGCCTGGAAAAAAAATAGAGGTGTTTAATCGCAATTCAGATATTAAAAGTACTGTGAGAGCACTTGAAGCAGGCAAGCCTGTATTAATTACAGCATTTTATAGCAACGGAATGGTTCTTTTGAAGGAGATTCAAATGTATTTAAAAAGAAGGATGCCTAACAAAACGTTTAAAGAGCAACGTGAGTTTCGGGAGGCTTATCGTAAAATGTCAAATCTTATGTTCATAGAAATTGTGGCTCATAAATTGAATGTAAAAAAAGCACCTTCTATTGGTTGGTTAGCTGAGTTGTACCCAGAAACGAGCGACTTTATATTAACTTTTCCTCAGGTTCAAGGCCTAAATAGCTCTTGGCAGTCTTACCAAAATGGGATTTCCATTCCAGTATTGCGGAATAAGATTCATCCTTATTATGGTACCTATTACCCAACGCGTTTTGATCATTTAATACTTTTTGACAATTGGTTAAAACGGTATAAAGGATCTAAAAAAACAGCAATAGATATTGGAATTGGCAGTGGAGTACTGGCTTTTCAAATGGTAAAGCATGGTTTTCAAAAAGTTTTTGGTACAGATACCAATCCGAATGCAATTGTAGGTCTCGCCAAATTTATGAAAGATACCAAGTTGTCTAGAAAGGTAGAATTAAACCTTGGACATCTTTTTGGAAAATGGGAAAAACAAACCGAATTGATTGTTTTTAATCCACCTTGGTTACCCGTATCTGAAGTGTTAGAAAACCAGGACGAAGCTATGTATTACGATAAAAAACTTTTCCCGGACTTTTTTGCAGCAGCAGATAAAATGTTGTTACCAGAAGGGAAAATTGTGGTCTTGTTCTCTAATTTGGCTCAAATCACAGAAGTTACGAAAGAACATCCTATACAAAAGGAATTAGATAAAGGGGGACGATTTAAATTGGTCAACTGCCTTAAAAAGAATGTAAAATTATCTTCTGATAAAACAAAACAAGATCAACATTGGCGTTCAACAGAAGAAGTTGAGCTTTGGGAGCTGGAAAAAAAATAA
- a CDS encoding N(5)-(carboxyethyl)ornithine synthase — MALLKMGVIGTSKKEDERRVPIHPEHLKRLPEHIRKQLIFEKGYGKPFNFSDKEITELTGGIASRSEILSDIGTAIIAKPILSDLEELKEGGLIWGYPHCAQQKDITQIAIDKKLTLIAFEDMYVWNPNGQMGRHTFYKNNEMAGYSAVIHALQLKGIDGHYGNQRKVIIFSFGAVSRGAIYALKAHGFRDITICIQRPDHEVREEVLNVHYVRIRKGNENEPRLIVVEHDGSERSLLALINESEIIINGTYQDTDNPIDYIKADEKSSLNLGTLVIDVSCDEGMGFYFAKPTTFKNPMIEIDNIDYYAVDHTPSYYWESASRSISAALMVYVPTVISGYDHWKENMTIKNAINIDQGVIVKDSILRFQNRQKEYPHEVRLSIV; from the coding sequence ATGGCTCTATTAAAAATGGGGGTTATTGGTACCTCAAAAAAAGAAGACGAAAGGCGTGTGCCTATTCATCCAGAACATCTTAAAAGGCTACCTGAGCACATTCGTAAACAACTCATCTTTGAAAAAGGTTATGGTAAGCCCTTCAACTTTTCGGATAAAGAAATTACCGAATTAACAGGAGGAATAGCATCTAGAAGTGAAATACTCTCTGATATTGGTACTGCCATTATTGCCAAACCTATTTTATCTGATTTGGAAGAGTTAAAAGAGGGTGGTTTAATTTGGGGCTATCCGCATTGTGCACAACAAAAGGATATTACACAAATAGCCATCGATAAAAAATTAACATTAATTGCTTTTGAAGATATGTATGTGTGGAATCCTAATGGACAAATGGGAAGACATACATTTTATAAAAATAATGAAATGGCAGGCTATAGTGCCGTCATCCACGCACTACAATTGAAGGGAATAGATGGTCATTATGGCAACCAACGAAAAGTAATTATTTTCAGTTTTGGTGCGGTAAGTAGAGGTGCTATTTACGCATTAAAAGCTCATGGTTTTAGAGATATTACCATCTGTATTCAAAGACCTGACCATGAAGTGAGAGAAGAAGTTTTAAATGTTCACTATGTACGGATTAGAAAAGGTAACGAAAACGAGCCAAGATTAATTGTTGTAGAACATGATGGTTCTGAACGCTCTTTATTAGCGTTGATTAATGAATCTGAAATTATAATTAATGGAACCTATCAAGATACGGATAATCCGATTGATTATATAAAAGCAGATGAAAAATCTAGCCTTAATCTAGGTACTCTTGTTATCGATGTGAGTTGTGATGAAGGGATGGGGTTTTATTTTGCAAAACCAACCACTTTTAAAAACCCAATGATTGAAATTGATAATATTGATTACTACGCGGTTGACCATACTCCAAGTTATTATTGGGAAAGTGCTTCTAGATCTATTTCTGCGGCATTAATGGTGTACGTGCCTACTGTAATATCGGGTTATGACCATTGGAAAGAAAATATGACCATTAAAAATGCCATAAATATTGATCAAGGAGTTATTGTAAAAGACAGTATTCTTAGATTTCAGAATCGTCAAAAAGAATATCCGCATGAAGTACGACTAAGCATTGTATAA
- a CDS encoding porin family protein translates to MELIRKRIIIIGFMGFILSLSGQNQKQGTSTTGIKGGYNLAAVTYDGETETGQRHGFHLGVYGNSSINSLMAIQVEAMYSQQGYQLKNDSGTYTQKLNYINVPVMLQLYPIKQVFLEGGAQVGYAISHKETYDSSFNLFDAESDITPDRFDWGFNVGSGIKMDSGFSLGIRYHIGMGEIYDEGEPKNRMWQFSVGIDF, encoded by the coding sequence ATGGAATTGATAAGGAAAAGAATAATTATAATAGGTTTTATGGGCTTTATTTTGAGCCTAAGCGGGCAAAATCAAAAACAAGGCACTTCAACTACTGGTATTAAAGGAGGTTATAATCTCGCTGCCGTTACTTATGATGGTGAAACAGAAACAGGGCAACGCCATGGTTTTCATTTAGGTGTTTATGGTAATTCCTCCATTAATAGTTTGATGGCCATTCAAGTGGAAGCCATGTACTCGCAACAAGGATATCAATTAAAAAATGATTCAGGTACCTACACTCAAAAACTGAATTATATTAATGTACCGGTAATGTTACAACTATATCCCATTAAGCAAGTCTTTTTAGAAGGTGGTGCTCAAGTAGGTTATGCCATATCTCATAAAGAAACGTACGATAGTAGCTTTAATCTTTTTGATGCGGAATCTGACATTACACCTGATCGATTTGATTGGGGATTTAATGTTGGTAGTGGTATCAAAATGGATTCTGGATTTAGTTTAGGGATTCGCTACCATATAGGTATGGGAGAGATTTATGACGAAGGTGAACCTAAAAATAGAATGTGGCAATTTTCGGTGGGGATCGATTTTTAA
- a CDS encoding C45 family autoproteolytic acyltransferase/hydolase — translation MFCIKHHGRRGLIHKLLTLLGLILLITSCGVKKSLKDQPKLEGFNNKIPERVQINDSTFTVGKNQLRKNEHGLWELYVKGDPLERGLANGSLTRELLQKQEGIFFSKVEEMVPSKFKQMLLRKFLAWYNRKLYLNIVDEYKTEIYGVSRYAGDDYDYVADDYMRSLYLHGAHDIGHALKDLALVGCSSFAVWDDKSADGGLLIGRNFDFYAGDEFAKQKIIAFVAPDTGYKYMSVTWGGMIGVVSGMNDQGLTVTINAGKSDIPLVAKTPISLLTREILQYASTIEEAIAIAKKRKVFVSEAILVGSAKDHKAVTIEVSPNNFGVYEVTNTSQLLCSNHFQSEAYANDENNIKQKAESHSQYRYERMEELLTENDKINPEKAVSILRNTKGLNDKEIGYGNEKALNQLLAHHGIVFQPDQLKVWISTNPYQLGEFVSYDLNTVFQKFDLPNVGSGKQNFKETISEEQLNIPADDFIKTEAYKNYERYRQLRHELIAIIDAKGNASSELLKELESANPEYWEVYELVGKYYYEKGYDAAALIEFKKALTKEITTVPHRVRIEKYIKKVN, via the coding sequence ATGTTTTGTATTAAACATCATGGACGGAGGGGTCTAATTCACAAACTACTAACACTATTAGGACTAATCCTCCTAATAACCTCTTGTGGTGTAAAAAAATCACTCAAAGACCAACCAAAACTAGAAGGTTTTAACAATAAAATCCCAGAAAGAGTACAAATAAACGATTCTACATTTACTGTGGGTAAAAACCAACTCCGCAAAAATGAGCATGGCTTGTGGGAATTATATGTTAAAGGAGATCCCTTAGAACGCGGACTTGCAAACGGTAGTTTGACAAGAGAATTACTTCAAAAACAAGAGGGAATCTTTTTCTCAAAAGTAGAGGAGATGGTACCTTCAAAATTTAAGCAAATGCTATTGCGAAAATTTTTAGCTTGGTACAATAGAAAGCTCTATTTAAATATTGTTGATGAATATAAAACAGAAATTTATGGAGTGTCTCGCTATGCTGGTGATGATTACGATTATGTAGCGGACGATTATATGCGAAGCTTATATTTACACGGAGCCCATGATATTGGACACGCGTTAAAGGATTTAGCCTTGGTTGGTTGTTCTTCTTTTGCAGTGTGGGATGATAAATCTGCTGATGGAGGTTTGCTCATTGGTCGAAACTTCGATTTTTATGCTGGGGACGAATTTGCCAAACAAAAAATCATTGCTTTTGTGGCTCCCGATACGGGATACAAATATATGTCTGTGACTTGGGGAGGAATGATTGGCGTAGTATCAGGTATGAACGACCAAGGACTCACAGTGACCATTAACGCTGGAAAATCGGATATTCCGTTAGTAGCAAAAACGCCAATATCCTTATTAACACGAGAAATTTTACAATATGCTTCTACTATTGAAGAGGCCATTGCTATTGCTAAGAAACGCAAAGTATTTGTTTCTGAAGCGATCTTAGTAGGAAGTGCTAAGGACCATAAAGCGGTTACTATTGAGGTTTCACCGAATAATTTTGGAGTCTATGAAGTTACAAATACCAGTCAGCTATTATGTTCTAATCATTTTCAAAGTGAGGCTTATGCCAATGACGAAAATAATATCAAGCAGAAAGCAGAAAGTCATTCGCAATACCGCTATGAACGGATGGAGGAATTACTAACTGAAAATGATAAAATTAATCCTGAAAAAGCAGTTTCTATTTTAAGAAATACCAAAGGTTTAAATGATAAAGAGATTGGCTATGGAAACGAAAAAGCCTTAAATCAACTCCTAGCACATCACGGTATTGTATTTCAACCAGATCAATTAAAAGTGTGGATTTCTACCAATCCTTATCAATTGGGAGAGTTTGTGAGTTATGATTTGAATACAGTATTTCAGAAATTTGACCTGCCAAACGTCGGATCAGGTAAACAGAATTTTAAAGAAACCATTTCAGAAGAGCAATTAAACATTCCTGCTGATGACTTTATCAAAACAGAAGCCTATAAAAACTATGAACGCTATCGTCAATTAAGACACGAATTAATCGCTATTATTGATGCCAAAGGTAACGCCAGTTCAGAATTATTAAAAGAATTAGAAAGTGCCAATCCTGAATATTGGGAAGTCTATGAATTGGTCGGTAAGTACTATTACGAAAAAGGTTATGATGCTGCCGCTTTAATTGAATTCAAAAAAGCACTCACCAAAGAAATTACTACGGTACCACATAGAGTACGGATTGAAAAGTATATTAAAAAAGTAAACTAA